The Spirochaetales bacterium DNA segment CTGCTTCTCGGTTTCCCGCGAACCGCTTCGGTCGAGGCGGCGGAAGATACGGAAGTAATCGTGATCAAGCGGGAGAACCTGCTTGAAAAAATCCAGAAGAATCCAAAATTCGCGGTCCAGATGCTTACGGTCATGGCGCAACGGCTTACCGAAGCACACTCGATTATCAGCAATCTCGAAGGAATGAAGCGAAGCCTCGAAATCATGTATAAATCAGGGAAAAAGGAAGCGTAACATTTTTAATGTATCGGGTCATACCGGCTTTTTTTTGATGTCCGTCATCACAAAGGCAAACAGGGTTATGCCGTAGGCGATTCCGGCACAGATAAAGAGGGTGTCGATACCGGCACCCATGGCCGTGGGAACGGCAATGATCGAAGAGAGAACCGAAGCGCTTCCGTTTGCGGCCCAGCCGTATACCCTGCCCATGGGATGGTCGGTGATAAGCCGCATGCCGACGGGGAAAGGTACGCCCATGAATATCGAGACCGGAAGGATGAGAACTCCCATGCAGCAATACCTGAAAAACGGGTGAAGACCGATTATAAAACGGTTTATATGGTTTATGAGGACGAACAGAATCAAAACAATGCCGATAAGCACGACAAGCAGAAGACGGAGGGTTTTCCGCTCGACACGGGAGGAAAGAAATCCGCCGATACCGGAAAAAACCAGTACAAGACAAAGAACAAAACTGAATGCAAGGACGGACTCCCCTGTCAGAAACGTATATGTCTTTATAAAGGCCATTTCGATAAACATAAATCCCGCACCGACACCCAGAAAATACAGAAGCGGGAGGGGCCTGTATGCATATCTTTTTTTCGGGACAATGACGACCGGGAGAACGAGAAGAAAAAAACCGATAAAGAGTGCGGTGAAGAACACAACCCAGACGATCAGTTCGCCGGAAAGCAAAATGGCGTAGGAACGTTCGCCGGTGCTATCGTACAGATCGAAGATTCTGTCCCACCTGATAAAATTGCTTTGAAAGGGCTTATTGTCCGTTGAGGGAGATACGGAGAGGTAATAGTTGCCGAAAAAGCAGGCCATCGCCTTTTTACCGCCAAGCAGGTTGTGTAACGTTATGGTGTGGGCCCGTGCGGCCGATTTAACGTACCGGTCCGCTTCGGCGGGATCCATGCCGTCGTAAAAGAGGACGTCGAAGTTCATCGAATCGCAAAATGCTTTCATGCGGCCGATTCTCTCTTCGGAAAAAGGAGAAGGGGAAAGGAAAAGCGCATAGATATCCCACGATTTAAGCAGGATTATGTGTTTCAGGGGCGAGGCGATACCCTCGCGTTCGAGGGCTTCGTATGCCGTTGCCGCGACCCGGAGGGAATCCGACGGCGGAATGAGAAGTTTTCTGGCAACGACAAGAATACCATCGGGCTCGAGATGATCGATGTACTGCGTGAAGGCCTCGACGGTAAGAAGGTATTGCTCGTTCAAACTCGCCATGGCGGGAATCGATGTTCCCCAGTCTTCGACCTGTATGATATCATAGGTTTCTTTTACACGTGCAAGGTGCACCCGGCAGCTTTCACCCGCCACCCTGATGCGGCCGGATTTGTAGAAATCGTCAACATAGGCGGCAATCCATGGATGTTCCTCTACAACCGTGATACGGGAAGCCCGCGAACGTAACGCGGAAAGCAGGCCTATCCCGCCTCCGCGCTGTATGACGAGGATGTTCTCCGGCTTCCGGTGCAGGGTATAACCGCAGAATGGAAGCGTGTATGCGGGTAGATCCGGCGGGTCGTCCGGATCGATATCGTAGAGGACGAGTTTTTCGTCTGCGTCCCTGATGACGACGCGTTGTCCGGGCATGGGGAGGCCGTATTTGAGGCTGAGTCCGGGTGCGAAGCGAATCGACGGTGACTCCACCACATCGATCCTGCCGCGGATCGAGTGGTGCGTTTCGACAACACGCGTTCCGGGTTGTTTTAGAAGCTGGGGGAGGGTCTTGTAGGCGGACGGGGCGGCCTCGGTCAAACCACCGCCGTCCCACGTGAGTAAAAAAACCAGAACCACGAAGCAGGCCGAAAACTTAAGGACGGCAGGAAGGGGTTTCATATCGGTATAAAAAAGAAGAAGCACGGGGATAAATGCCGATATGACGATACAGCCGCCCGGTCCGAAAAGAGGGAGAAGAAAAACCGGAAGAATGGCGCCGCACATTGAACCGAGCATGGAGAGGAAATAGACGAACCCCGGCCGTTCGGGATTGCAGACATAGGCGAGTGCGGTGAGGAGTCCGGCGAAGAAGAAGGGGAACGAGAGGAGGAGAAAGGTTAGAATAAGCCGCACCGTCTCGAAGGGATCAAAGGGGAGTCTGAAATAATCCAGCGGTATCGCGTTCGCCGCCAGGTACGATCCGGATGCCGAAAGAAAAAAAAGAAGGACAAACCGGCGAATCCATTTTTTTTCCGCAAAGCCGTGTTCAAAACCGGGACGTCGAAACGAGACGAGATTGAGAAAAATACCGCTTGCCGCAAATCCCATAAGGGCAATGCTGATGACCATAAAGGAGAGGTTGTTCCATTGAGAAATCGAGAAAAACCGCGCAAGCAGTACTTCAAACGAGAGGGATGAAAGAGAAAGCAAAAAAACGGCGGCTAAAAGCATCGTCTGTCTTGTTCATGGCGGGTATAGCGGCGTCCGGTACCGTGATTATTCATCATTCAATCGCCTTTCCCGTCATGGGAACAAAGGCTACCCCGCAGATTTCTTCGATACTATAATCCTCTCCATCTTTCGTCACAAGAACAAGGGTTTGAAAACTGTAAGGGTTCCCCAGCGGAAGAATCATCTTTCCCCCGTCTTTGAGTTGATCGAGAAGCGGGGCCGGAATATGATTCACTGCGGCGGTAATCATGATGGCGTCATACGGCGCGTGTTCCTTCCATCCGAAATATCCGTCCGCAAACATCGTTCTCACGTTCGTAATCCCCACGGCCCCGATTGTTTCGGTCGATTTTTTGTAAAGGGTTTCCTTGATTTCGATCGAATAGACCTCTTCGACGATAAAGGCGAGGATCG contains these protein-coding regions:
- a CDS encoding protein-L-isoaspartate(D-aspartate) O-methyltransferase; this encodes MKKILFFLTVWFLSVTPLFTEGRKEAAEYEVLRERMVRTQIMARNITDPGVLQAMKTIPRHLFMPEGVRHLAYGDHPVGIGEGQTISQPYVVALMTESLGLEGDERVLEIGTGSGYQASILAFIVEEVYSIEIKETLYKKSTETIGAVGITNVRTMFADGYFGWKEHAPYDAIMITAAVNHIPAPLLDQLKDGGKMILPLGNPYSFQTLVLVTKDGEDYSIEEICGVAFVPMTGKAIE
- a CDS encoding cyclic nucleotide-binding domain-containing protein → MEKKKFKKGELICKEGSPGQEMYVILEGKVNVFKTVNAEKIYLSTLERNDFFGEIRLLLGFPRTASVEAAEDTEVIVIKRENLLEKIQKNPKFAVQMLTVMAQRLTEAHSIISNLEGMKRSLEIMYKSGKKEA